The Plasmodium chabaudi chabaudi strain AS genome assembly, chromosome: 14 genome contains the following window.
AAAAACGTAGACAAGTATAAAGATCGTGATGGGGAGAGTGTCTctcaaaaaagaaaaaaaagaagtgATTTTACATATGATTTTTCAGAAAATGagattaaaaatttatttatgtcaAGCAATGATTTGGTAGACTATCCTTATCACCAAtctattgaaaataatttaacaaaaattgatgaaaataataatttatcatttaaaaataatataaacgaTGCAGTACATAAAGGTATAGATATAGTCGCTAAATATGCTGACTCAAAATCCACAATTAGTAATCATAATATTCtcaaagaaaataatttaagcTTCTCTACGACGAACAATGCActtgaaaattttcaatTGCATGCTCccgatttaaaaaataaaaacattttaaacgaaccaatagaaaaaaaacaaaatgaaattcATATCCCCACTGTGAAAGAAGAAAAGCTGGATGGCCTATCCATAAACAacaaatttgaaaataaacatgTTGATAATCTATATGATTCTACTTTTGCCCCTAAATCGAGCATCCAACACACCCCTTTCGAAACGTTACAACTCCATGAACAAAATGAGCATGCAAAAATTAGTAAAACAGAAAAGgaggaagaaaataaaataaaaatagatatTAGCAAAGCTAGTTATTCTGAAAAGGCAAGCATTATTACAGGTGCACAAAGTACCGAAACAAATATCATGCATGGCCTTTTGACAGAAcatagaataaaaaataaggatATAGATCATTCCAAAACTAAAAGTAACATCATTggtgaaaaagaaaaagatgataaatatgaaagagAAACAAACAAAAGTGTGAAAAGTTATTTAGCCGAACAAATGAGTACTATTACCCTTactgaaaaagaaaaaacaattaaagATTCACAAAAATTGGATgagaaaaaaagtatagCTACAAATAAAAGTTATAACCAATCAGCTTTTTTAGATTcacttttttattctaaacaaaatatagatgATGATGTAATACTAATATCGGATATCAAACCAAGTAATTCTATAATCgatgaaaaaatagattATCAAAAAGAGGAACCGTTCGAAAGGacatttgataataataataaaaaggaatcCTCTTTAATGAGCAAGCAAAATGAAGACCTCGGAGAACAACCTGTTAGcagttatataaaaaataatgaatatatgaaaCAAATGAGAAATCAATATAAATCATTAATGAGAGTTATAGATACATATATAGATGACAATATAAATGGTGAAGgcttaaataattcatttattagtaaaaatcaaaatgaaaaaagcacactaaataatgataagaCTGATGAAACGATAACAAATAATTCCTTTAGTAAATGTAATGATACTATCAAAATTGTTGATGATATTAATTTAGGAAATGAAGATAAGTatgtaatattaaaatatgatgaagATTCACTTATTGAAGCATTAGAAAAATTACGTATTGATAAACAGAAAGAAtctgaaaataaaaataaaaaagaaaataaatatgaaaaaataaataaaatagataaaaatatattttttaaatgtagaaaaaaaaattattatgatgaagctattttaatattaaataaaaaaagtgataataatgttttgattgaaaaatttaatgtCCCACTTATGTATTCACAAATTAAATGTCTTATTGATTCACGTTGGttaaatgatgaaattattaatttttatcttaGCATGCTACAAGAATATAATGAAGCTGGTATAAAAAGTGGAGTAGCATATCTTCCAAAAATGTTTACATTCAGTACATTCTTTTTTCAatctttaaattttaatggttcatataattatagtaAAGTAGCTAGATGGacaaagagaaaaaaaattgatatcTTAGAATATGATTTAATACTTATACCTTTGCATGTTAGTGGAAATCATTGGACTTTAGGTGCTATCAATATAAAggataaacaaattaaattatatgattctttaaatatgccaaatagaaaattctttgaatatatgaaaCGTTACATTGTTGATGAAGTTAAAGACAAAAAACAAATCAATATAGACATATCTCCATGGACATACAATCCTAGCGGATTACCAGAGGTACTACCCTACCTACTGAAAAATAGCTACTAGCCATGTTgacaaattttaatacttatatattttatttttttatttccatttt
Protein-coding sequences here:
- a CDS encoding sentrin-specific protease 1, putative, which codes for MVHDKSHRHHHHRSSKHASRHSIAESGKRIANYYSEKKLRDKYEHTIRSSHREHHSKHTNINNENNNNNKNEEPTGLLWNCMKTLYSSVSSVVKNKIFTNDSIGDNNSRHDRNSISDKHRLIDKKLKKYKEKDLNRSKYAPSLISNDKYSVDTYHKNESIISAKIKEHYKKKYEKYAEKYAEKHAEKHAEKHAEKYSEKHSEKHSERHSEKNVDKYKDRDGESVSQKRKKRSDFTYDFSENEIKNLFMSSNDLVDYPYHQSIENNLTKIDENNNLSFKNNINDAVHKGIDIVAKYADSKSTISNHNILKENNLSFSTTNNALENFQLHAPDLKNKNILNEPIEKKQNEIHIPTVKEEKLDGLSINNKFENKHVDNLYDSTFAPKSSIQHTPFETLQLHEQNEHAKISKTEKEEENKIKIDISKASYSEKASIITGAQSTETNIMHGLLTEHRIKNKDIDHSKTKSNIIGEKEKDDKYERETNKSVKSYLAEQMSTITLTEKEKTIKDSQKLDEKKSIATNKSYNQSAFLDSLFYSKQNIDDDVILISDIKPSNSIIDEKIDYQKEEPFERTFDNNNKKESSLMSKQNEDLGEQPVSSYIKNNEYMKQMRNQYKSLMRVIDTYIDDNINGEGLNNSFISKNQNEKSTLNNDKTDETITNNSFSKCNDTIKIVDDINLGNEDKYVILKYDEDSLIEALEKLRIDKQKESENKNKKENKYEKINKIDKNIFFKCRKKNYYDEAILILNKKSDNNVLIEKFNVPLMYSQIKCLIDSRWLNDEIINFYLSMLQEYNEAGIKSGVAYLPKMFTFSTFFFQSLNFNGSYNYSKVARWTKRKKIDILEYDLILIPLHVSGNHWTLGAINIKDKQIKLYDSLNMPNRKFFEYMKRYIVDEVKDKKQINIDISPWTYNPSGLPEEGIPCQENGYDCGVFTCMFAKCLTFNRDFDFSQSDIKEIRLKMVYEISQGHLVF